The proteins below are encoded in one region of Lactuca sativa cultivar Salinas chromosome 3, Lsat_Salinas_v11, whole genome shotgun sequence:
- the LOC111895126 gene encoding phosphatidylglycerophosphate phosphatase PTPMT1 isoform X2 codes for MYIEELKEGVDGDGDVEFSAEFSGEGAVVASNTKRVLVGAGARALFYPTLLYNVVRNKIQTEFRWWDRVDQAHGIDHVVIPTRDYLFAPSNVDISKAVEFIHEKASVGKTTYVHCKAGRGRSTTVVLCYLVKYKHMTPDTAYEYVKSIRPRVRLASSQWQAVQDYYQKNKNITNESESKSKSEFEPFDDASMVLVKKSDLEGYKEGYFGNKILAELCRAQFVSHSQAAMARLSCLWVRYHEPCSLNMVSCCRL; via the exons ATGTATATTGAAGAACTTAAAGAGGGCGTTGATGGCGATGGGGATGTGGAGTTTTCTGCTGAATTTTCCGGCGAAGGTGCGGTGGTGGCTTCAAATACGAAAAGGGTGTTGGTCGGAGCAGGTGCTCGTGCTCTTTTTTATCCAACGCTGTTGTATAATGTTGTCAGGAACAAGATTCAGACCGAGTTTCGTTGGTGGGATAGAGTTGATCAG GCTCATGGAATTGATCATGTGGTGATTCCAACAAGAGATTACCTTTTTGCCCCATCGAATGTTGATATTTCCAAAGCCGTTGAGTTCATCCATG AGAAAGCATCTGTCGGTAAAACTACATACGTTCATTGTAAGGCGGGGCGGGGCCGCAGTACAACCGTAGTTCTTTGTTACTTG GTAAAATACAAGCACATGACACCCGACACTGCATACGAATACGTCAAATCTATTCGACCAAGGGTTCGCTTAGCCTCCTCCCAATGGCAAGCCGTTCAAGATTACtatcaaaaaaacaaaaacattacAAACGAATCcgaatccaaatccaaatccgaaTTTGAACCATTTGATGATGCATCCATGGTTTTGGTAAAGAAATCGGATCTTGAAGGTTACAaagaggggtattttggtaacaaAATATTGGCCGAACTTTGTAGGGCACAATTTGTTAGTCATAGTCAGGCGGCCATGGCTAGGCTTTCGTGCTTGTGGGTTCGATACCATGAGCCGTGTTCGTTGAACATGGTTTCATGTTGCAGGTTGTGA
- the LOC111895126 gene encoding phosphatidylglycerophosphate phosphatase PTPMT2 isoform X1: MYIEELKEGVDGDGDVEFSAEFSGEGAVVASNTKRVLVGAGARALFYPTLLYNVVRNKIQTEFRWWDRVDQFILLGAVPFPTDVLHLKELGVCGVVTLNESYETLVPTSLYHAHGIDHVVIPTRDYLFAPSNVDISKAVEFIHEKASVGKTTYVHCKAGRGRSTTVVLCYLVKYKHMTPDTAYEYVKSIRPRVRLASSQWQAVQDYYQKNKNITNESESKSKSEFEPFDDASMVLVKKSDLEGYKEGYFGNKILAELCRAQFVSHSQAAMARLSCLWVRYHEPCSLNMVSCCRL; the protein is encoded by the exons ATGTATATTGAAGAACTTAAAGAGGGCGTTGATGGCGATGGGGATGTGGAGTTTTCTGCTGAATTTTCCGGCGAAGGTGCGGTGGTGGCTTCAAATACGAAAAGGGTGTTGGTCGGAGCAGGTGCTCGTGCTCTTTTTTATCCAACGCTGTTGTATAATGTTGTCAGGAACAAGATTCAGACCGAGTTTCGTTGGTGGGATAGAGTTGATCAG TTTATATTGTTAGGTGCTGTACCCTTTCCTACTGATGTTTTGCACCTAAAGGAACTTGGTGTTTGTGGTGTGGTTACTCTTAATGAATCATACGAGACTTTAGTTCCAACATCATTGTATCAT GCTCATGGAATTGATCATGTGGTGATTCCAACAAGAGATTACCTTTTTGCCCCATCGAATGTTGATATTTCCAAAGCCGTTGAGTTCATCCATG AGAAAGCATCTGTCGGTAAAACTACATACGTTCATTGTAAGGCGGGGCGGGGCCGCAGTACAACCGTAGTTCTTTGTTACTTG GTAAAATACAAGCACATGACACCCGACACTGCATACGAATACGTCAAATCTATTCGACCAAGGGTTCGCTTAGCCTCCTCCCAATGGCAAGCCGTTCAAGATTACtatcaaaaaaacaaaaacattacAAACGAATCcgaatccaaatccaaatccgaaTTTGAACCATTTGATGATGCATCCATGGTTTTGGTAAAGAAATCGGATCTTGAAGGTTACAaagaggggtattttggtaacaaAATATTGGCCGAACTTTGTAGGGCACAATTTGTTAGTCATAGTCAGGCGGCCATGGCTAGGCTTTCGTGCTTGTGGGTTCGATACCATGAGCCGTGTTCGTTGAACATGGTTTCATGTTGCAGGTTGTGA